One Chloroflexota bacterium genomic window carries:
- the thyX gene encoding FAD-dependent thymidylate synthase has translation MVDAGTAQFLADHGLEWVSDSDNAAELLAEAGGRLCYMSFGKGRKSNREYLGNIIASGHGSVLEHAVWNFIFSGVSRSFTHELIRHRAGFGYSQLSQRYVNAANSQFVEPDVIANDPEAHRIWVESIRNSLDSYRKLVRALRGRFADVESRTLRRKMARQAARSVLPNATETKIFVTANARALRHFIELRGNEHAEPEIRRVATKVLAIMQEEAPNLFGDYQLQSLPDGTSQAVTEHRKV, from the coding sequence TCCGACTCCGACAACGCAGCCGAGCTCCTGGCCGAAGCCGGCGGAAGACTCTGCTACATGTCATTCGGCAAGGGTCGCAAATCCAACCGGGAATATTTGGGCAACATCATCGCCTCCGGTCACGGCAGCGTGCTCGAGCACGCGGTCTGGAATTTCATTTTCAGCGGGGTATCGCGCTCATTTACGCATGAACTGATCCGCCACCGCGCCGGATTCGGCTACAGCCAGCTTTCGCAGCGCTACGTGAACGCCGCCAATTCCCAGTTCGTTGAGCCCGACGTGATCGCAAACGACCCGGAAGCCCACCGGATCTGGGTCGAGTCGATTCGCAATTCGCTGGATTCGTACCGCAAGCTCGTGCGCGCGTTGCGCGGACGCTTCGCAGATGTCGAAAGCCGCACCCTGCGCCGCAAGATGGCCCGCCAGGCGGCCCGTTCGGTGCTGCCCAACGCGACCGAGACCAAGATCTTCGTCACCGCCAACGCGCGCGCCCTGCGCCACTTCATCGAGCTGCGCGGCAACGAGCATGCCGAACCCGAGATCCGCCGCGTGGCCACCAAGGTGCTGGCGATCATGCAGGAGGAAGCCCCGAACCTGTTCGGCGACTACCAGCTCCAGTCCCTGCCCGACGGGACCAGCCAGGCGGTAACCGAGCATCGCAAAGTCTGA
- a CDS encoding 4-hydroxy-3-methylbut-2-enyl diphosphate reductase yields MEVVAVNPRGYCHGVVTAVTMARKAAKSVDGPIYMLGHLVHNEHMTAELEELGIKLIDSDDRIAGLQQIEDGTVLYTAHGVSPQVRELVADKKLEAIDTTCRDVQVTHDLINDLVADGFDVLYVGRRGHPEAVGCIGEAPDRVHLVETPEDVVNLRIENRKLALTTQTTLGIWDTAAVIRAARNRWPDIRVHNDICRATQDRQEAVVEAARTVDLVIVVGSKRSSNSNRLVEVVKQRVGIPAYLVGTAAEMRDEWFSGARRVAVTAGASTPSPLGREVIRLLERFRPDSQKITDLLN; encoded by the coding sequence ATGGAAGTAGTGGCGGTCAACCCGCGAGGGTACTGTCACGGGGTCGTGACCGCGGTCACGATGGCCCGCAAGGCCGCCAAATCGGTGGACGGGCCAATTTACATGCTCGGCCACCTGGTCCACAACGAGCACATGACCGCCGAGCTCGAAGAACTCGGAATCAAATTGATCGACTCGGACGATCGCATCGCCGGCCTGCAGCAAATCGAGGACGGCACCGTTCTTTACACCGCCCACGGCGTCTCTCCGCAGGTTCGCGAACTGGTCGCCGACAAAAAGCTCGAGGCGATCGACACCACCTGCCGCGACGTGCAGGTCACCCACGATTTGATCAACGATCTGGTCGCCGACGGGTTCGACGTCTTGTACGTCGGCCGCCGGGGCCACCCCGAAGCGGTCGGCTGCATCGGCGAGGCGCCGGACCGGGTCCACCTGGTGGAAACCCCGGAAGACGTCGTTAACCTCAGAATCGAGAATCGGAAACTGGCCCTAACCACCCAGACGACGCTGGGCATCTGGGACACCGCGGCGGTCATACGGGCGGCCCGCAACCGCTGGCCCGACATCCGCGTCCACAACGACATCTGCCGGGCCACGCAGGACCGCCAGGAGGCGGTCGTGGAAGCCGCCCGCACCGTCGATCTCGTCATCGTGGTCGGCTCGAAACGCAGTTCGAACTCCAACCGGCTGGTCGAGGTGGTCAAGCAAAGGGTTGGCATACCGGCCTACCTGGTCGGGACTGCCGCCGAAATGCGCGACGAGTGGTTCTCCGGCGCCCGGCGCGTGGCGGTCACCGCCGGCGCTTCCACGCCTTCGCCGCTTGGCCGCGAGGTGATAAGGCTGCTGGAGCGGTTCCGCCCCGATTCGCAAAAGATCACGGACCTGCTCAATTGA
- a CDS encoding TIGR03663 family protein, translating to MKMVTPAQLQRKVLTAIGRRPVWFALIVGIAVVSRLLDLGSRAMHHDESIHAATALQRLFDFPYVYDPLYHGPFLYFAVALVFALTDISDGAARLLPAISGIALICAVGYLLRDGLGRYGTPLAMLGLALSTGFLYYSRFLRNDIFIALLTLLAMAALYRYLREPRRRWVLLAATAFGISLVTKENAYISGFIFTVALSALGAAALLRRQNVIAPGPGIDAISAAMTALVVDRRGLALALAAMAAIPIALYSSFGVNLQLVPQAFYDSVAVWAEVHQSGRIDQPWFFYPALTLLLEPWAAVFGAGGLLLWIRRPDLLASLLVWWLAASFAIYTLAGEKAAWLALHPLLPTYLLAAWASDRLLRRSGGVRLAALVLGAMLLALTARHSIASTFLYGDVPRTPIAYSQTSRDIPAAVDLFEEAGARSGYGWALPIHVGQAAHWPFVWYLRGYSAVDFFYGQPDPATLDQAVLVLSEEQAGAFDGLLDGYVAAPIRIRVWFPEHIYRYWTWDSVGAFIAEPDYWRSLAEFVISHKPPAPIGSSEIYLYLREDLARLGLDPAQAQAR from the coding sequence GTGAAAATGGTCACTCCGGCGCAATTGCAGCGGAAAGTGCTGACCGCAATCGGGCGGCGGCCGGTCTGGTTCGCCCTAATCGTGGGTATAGCGGTCGTGAGCCGGCTGCTGGACCTGGGCTCCCGGGCCATGCACCACGACGAATCGATTCACGCCGCGACCGCCCTGCAGCGCCTTTTCGATTTCCCCTACGTATACGATCCGCTCTACCACGGACCCTTCCTGTACTTCGCGGTCGCCCTGGTGTTCGCCCTTACCGACATCAGCGACGGCGCCGCGCGGCTCCTGCCGGCAATCTCCGGCATCGCCCTGATATGCGCCGTCGGCTACCTCCTCCGCGACGGCCTGGGGCGCTACGGTACGCCGTTGGCGATGCTCGGACTTGCCCTCTCGACCGGCTTCCTCTATTACTCCCGCTTCCTGCGCAACGACATATTCATCGCTCTGCTCACGCTCCTGGCGATGGCCGCGCTGTACCGCTACCTGCGCGAGCCGCGGCGGCGCTGGGTCCTGCTGGCCGCAACCGCGTTCGGGATCAGTCTGGTGACCAAGGAGAACGCGTACATTTCGGGCTTCATATTCACCGTGGCGCTGTCCGCGTTGGGGGCTGCCGCGCTGCTGCGCAGACAGAACGTGATCGCGCCCGGTCCAGGGATCGACGCGATCTCCGCCGCGATGACGGCGCTGGTCGTCGACCGGCGCGGCTTGGCCCTGGCGCTGGCGGCGATGGCGGCGATCCCGATCGCCCTCTACAGCTCGTTCGGGGTCAACCTGCAGCTCGTCCCGCAGGCGTTTTACGATTCGGTGGCGGTCTGGGCCGAGGTCCACCAATCGGGCCGGATCGACCAGCCCTGGTTTTTCTATCCGGCACTGACCCTGCTGCTCGAGCCCTGGGCAGCGGTTTTCGGGGCGGGGGGACTCCTGCTCTGGATCCGACGCCCGGACCTGCTCGCAAGCCTGCTGGTGTGGTGGCTGGCCGCCTCTTTCGCGATCTATACCCTCGCCGGCGAGAAGGCCGCCTGGCTCGCGCTGCACCCGCTGCTGCCGACCTACTTGCTCGCCGCCTGGGCATCGGATCGACTGCTTCGCCGAAGCGGTGGGGTGCGTCTGGCGGCGCTGGTGCTGGGGGCGATGCTTTTGGCGCTGACCGCCCGGCATTCGATCGCCTCGACCTTCCTGTACGGCGACGTGCCGCGGACCCCGATCGCCTATTCGCAGACCTCGCGCGACATCCCGGCCGCGGTCGACCTATTCGAGGAGGCGGGCGCCCGGTCCGGTTACGGATGGGCGCTTCCGATCCACGTGGGTCAGGCCGCGCACTGGCCGTTCGTCTGGTATCTGCGCGGCTACAGCGCGGTCGACTTCTTCTACGGGCAACCCGATCCGGCGACCCTGGACCAAGCGGTGCTGGTCCTTTCCGAAGAGCAGGCCGGTGCATTCGACGGCCTGCTGGACGGGTACGTGGCGGCGCCAATCCGGATTCGGGTGTGGTTCCCCGAACACATCTACCGTTACTGGACCTGGGATTCGGTCGGGGCCTTTATCGCCGAGCCCGACTACTGGCGTTCGCTGGCCGAGTTTGTAATCAGCCATAAGCCCCCGGCGCCGATCGGATCGTCCGAGATTTACCTCTACTTGCGCGAAGACTTAGCCCGTCTCGGGTTGGACCCAGCCCAGGCTCAGGCTCGATGA
- a CDS encoding RidA family protein, protein MSAEARLIELGIELPEPAVPAGSYVTSVQSGNMLYLAGHLPAASEGSWSGKVGSDLDADEAAVVARAVGINLLATIRATLGNLDRVVRIVKVLGFVNSAPGFSDQPKVINGCSDLMAQVFGERGRHARSAVGANELPLNTPVEIEMIVQFD, encoded by the coding sequence TTGAGCGCTGAAGCCAGATTGATCGAACTGGGGATCGAATTGCCCGAACCGGCGGTGCCGGCCGGTAGCTACGTTACCTCGGTACAAAGCGGCAACATGCTCTATCTCGCCGGCCACCTGCCGGCGGCGAGCGAAGGTTCGTGGAGCGGCAAAGTCGGATCCGACCTGGACGCCGACGAAGCCGCGGTCGTGGCGCGCGCGGTCGGCATCAACCTGCTGGCCACGATCCGCGCCACGCTGGGAAATCTCGACCGGGTGGTCCGGATCGTCAAGGTCTTGGGATTCGTCAATTCGGCGCCGGGATTCTCCGATCAGCCCAAGGTCATCAACGGTTGCTCGGACCTGATGGCCCAGGTGTTCGGCGAGCGTGGGCGCCACGCACGGTCGGCTGTCGGCGCCAACGAGTTACCGCTGAATACTCCGGTCGAAATCGAAATGATCGTGCAGTTCGACTAA
- the rsgA gene encoding ribosome small subunit-dependent GTPase A: MSRPASAWQGVVTNVARSRCLAAVGDNEVEFHVPGSMIRDNGGRNPVRVGDLVTLALRSGTLVLQRIEERTSEFQRTHSEQGRSPRAATIAANLAMAAFVLPATAERRHLRMLDRMLVGACWADIPALVCVNKWDLVTDPGNLRNRLRPYRDEGWPICYTIAPAGDGVSGLLDLLPPGLSAFIGPSGAGKTTLIRAITGRADLKTLGVNSRTGKGRHVTTAVSAYQVDADRWVVDAPGLKTFGVAQAPQEMVLAAFPEIERAAGSCRQRWCDHEDRGGCRVAADIRSGAISRERWASYRLLIAEAVG; the protein is encoded by the coding sequence ATGAGCCGGCCGGCTTCCGCGTGGCAGGGCGTAGTCACCAACGTGGCGCGCTCCCGCTGTTTGGCAGCAGTCGGGGACAACGAGGTCGAATTCCACGTGCCGGGCTCGATGATCAGGGACAACGGCGGCCGCAATCCGGTGCGGGTGGGGGACCTCGTCACGCTGGCGCTGCGGTCCGGAACCCTGGTGCTGCAGAGAATCGAGGAACGGACCTCCGAGTTCCAGCGCACCCATTCCGAACAGGGGCGCAGCCCGCGGGCGGCGACCATCGCCGCCAACCTGGCGATGGCCGCGTTCGTTCTTCCCGCCACCGCCGAACGGCGTCACCTGCGCATGCTCGACCGCATGCTGGTTGGAGCTTGCTGGGCGGATATTCCGGCCCTGGTCTGCGTGAACAAATGGGACCTTGTGACCGATCCCGGAAACCTGCGGAACCGCCTGCGACCCTACCGCGACGAGGGTTGGCCGATCTGCTACACGATCGCTCCGGCCGGCGACGGGGTGTCCGGGCTGCTGGATCTGCTCCCGCCCGGGCTCTCGGCCTTCATCGGACCCTCCGGGGCCGGCAAGACCACCTTGATCAGGGCCATTACCGGTCGGGCCGACCTGAAAACGCTCGGGGTCAATTCGCGCACCGGCAAGGGTCGCCACGTGACCACCGCGGTCTCGGCGTACCAGGTCGACGCGGACCGCTGGGTGGTCGACGCCCCGGGACTGAAGACGTTCGGAGTCGCGCAGGCCCCGCAGGAAATGGTCTTGGCGGCGTTCCCTGAAATCGAACGCGCCGCCGGCAGTTGCCGGCAGCGCTGGTGTGACCACGAGGACCGCGGCGGCTGCCGGGTGGCCGCTGACATCCGGTCCGGGGCCATCAGCCGCGAACGCTGGGCGAGCTACCGCCTACTCATCGCCGAAGCGGTCGGCTGA